One Algibacter sp. L3A6 genomic region harbors:
- a CDS encoding REP-associated tyrosine transposase: MSRKYKFKNPTAAYFVSFATVFWIDVFTRQDYFSILEESITHCRKEKGIEVFAYCFMPSHVHLVFRSKHEDPSGLLRDFKGFTARKIIKAIEGNQQESRKEWLLWMFERAGKKNSNVSKNQLWQQHNKPIELWSGKVIKQKIDYIHMNPVEQGFVTNPIDWKYSSARNYADDETILKIDNEGMNLGIM; the protein is encoded by the coding sequence ATGAGTAGAAAATATAAATTCAAGAATCCTACTGCGGCTTATTTTGTAAGTTTCGCAACTGTTTTTTGGATTGATGTTTTTACTCGTCAAGATTATTTTTCAATACTAGAAGAAAGTATAACGCACTGTAGAAAAGAGAAAGGTATTGAGGTCTTTGCTTATTGTTTTATGCCAAGCCATGTACATTTAGTTTTTAGATCAAAGCATGAAGACCCATCTGGTCTTTTAAGAGATTTTAAAGGCTTTACTGCTAGAAAAATAATAAAAGCAATAGAAGGAAATCAACAAGAAAGTAGGAAAGAATGGTTATTATGGATGTTTGAAAGAGCAGGTAAAAAGAATAGTAATGTGAGTAAAAATCAGCTTTGGCAACAACACAATAAACCCATTGAGTTATGGAGCGGAAAAGTTATAAAGCAAAAAATAGATTATATACACATGAACCCTGTAGAGCAAGGCTTTGTTACTAATCCAATAGATTGGAAATATAGTAGTGCAAGAAACTATGCAGATGATGAAACCATATTAAAAATAGATAATGAAGGAATGAATTTAGGTATTATGTAA
- a CDS encoding TssN family type VI secretion system protein: MMSSLLNGNVLKLSIILFIVSSILMVLVKKVRKVFTKNKVQAIVYVLVLALLFGLTGLLGYYKILDNSPTNSFIAIEIIIFLLGVGHIFVLRSFFSELSENKNEFFGEFIITLAFLGIALLAFTQVISRFREPFVLTYLAVGFAFIIPLLVLKTYEFALSIPVPVYKKWFYPLNENIKDPTSNELSNPIVISFEFKKKFGDKDMSRFKVKAPEHMEFGKLFYFFVDDYNALHPERKIEVLGENNELAGWIFYFKPHWWSALRHIDANKTIEWNGIREENNIIVQRLKV; the protein is encoded by the coding sequence ATGATGTCAAGTTTACTAAATGGAAATGTTTTAAAATTAAGTATAATTCTATTTATAGTGAGTTCTATACTTATGGTTTTAGTAAAAAAGGTACGTAAAGTATTCACTAAAAATAAAGTACAAGCCATTGTTTATGTTTTAGTGTTAGCCTTATTATTTGGGTTAACCGGGCTGCTTGGATATTATAAGATTTTAGATAACTCGCCTACTAACAGTTTTATTGCTATAGAAATTATAATATTTTTATTAGGTGTAGGTCACATTTTTGTGTTGCGTAGTTTCTTTAGTGAATTGTCGGAAAATAAAAATGAATTTTTCGGTGAGTTTATTATAACCTTAGCGTTTTTAGGCATCGCTTTATTGGCCTTTACGCAAGTAATTAGTAGGTTTAGAGAACCTTTTGTTTTAACATATCTTGCAGTTGGTTTTGCTTTTATTATACCATTACTCGTATTAAAAACATACGAATTTGCATTATCAATACCTGTTCCTGTTTATAAAAAATGGTTTTATCCTTTAAATGAAAATATTAAAGATCCAACGAGTAACGAATTAAGCAACCCTATCGTTATTAGTTTTGAGTTTAAAAAGAAGTTTGGCGATAAGGATATGAGCCGTTTTAAAGTAAAGGCACCAGAACATATGGAGTTTGGTAAACTTTTTTACTTTTTTGTAGATGATTATAATGCGTTACACCCAGAACGTAAAATTGAAGTTTTAGGTGAAAATAACGAATTAGCAGGCTGGATTTTTTACTTCAAACCACATTGGTGGAGTGCTCTTCGACATATCGATGCCAACAAAACCATAGAGTGGAATGGAATACGAGAAGAAAATAATATTATTGTTCAACGTTTAAAGGTTTAA
- a CDS encoding type VI secretion system Vgr family protein has protein sequence MALQSVTEIFIGSTAITSFKRFVLDQGINAHHFLNLECRTDVLENLEGEISNSTKNYLGETLTLQVSSLSDFSGYKTLEFKGVVTSVANKRGYNNENIVTIKAESPTVLCDDGPHYNSFLDKSLSHIIALTLQGYDTSKLSAIMNPQNSAPLHYSVQHKESNWRYASRLAMQYSEWLYYDGKKLIFGQPEDGEDVVLTYGHDLHGFSLDLVPLPNNFNYFTNDYLTDEKHEKKTSEVSTGSTGYSSFTSERGNALYAKETNVWVNGFNDPGLKQRMDTHVEQQKKAVETQQVRMTGDSDNPGVGIGKIIDIQGENASHGRYRVIKVRHSNNENGQYHNTFEALSADMDVFPDTNFEAIPKSDTQTAVVMENSDPDGLARVKVQFPWQRSTGETTPWIRVVTPHGGGDKGFHFIPEVGEEVLVGFEGANAERPYMLGSLYNGNASALDFQSESNDFKAIRTRSGHTIKLDDTDGKEMITISDKNTNIIHFDTVEKTLTISSEEKLFLRSKFIAMYGDNIELHGKSTKIISDNESVIQTGASNIGVLPEGIVIDSKKVDVNGKEEANIVGGKINTNSSGETLISGAIVKLNS, from the coding sequence ATGGCATTACAATCCGTTACAGAAATTTTTATTGGAAGTACCGCTATCACCTCATTTAAGCGTTTTGTTTTAGATCAAGGTATTAATGCGCACCATTTTTTAAATTTGGAATGCAGAACCGATGTGCTAGAAAATTTAGAAGGAGAGATTTCTAATAGTACAAAAAACTATTTGGGAGAAACGCTAACACTACAAGTAAGTTCTCTAAGTGATTTTTCTGGTTATAAAACGTTAGAATTTAAAGGTGTTGTTACCTCTGTAGCCAATAAGCGCGGTTATAATAACGAAAATATTGTAACGATTAAAGCAGAAAGCCCAACGGTTTTATGTGATGATGGTCCGCATTATAATTCCTTTTTAGACAAAAGTTTATCACACATTATAGCACTTACTTTACAAGGGTATGATACCTCAAAACTTAGCGCTATAATGAATCCGCAAAACAGTGCGCCTTTGCATTATAGTGTACAACATAAGGAAAGTAATTGGCGTTATGCAAGCCGTTTAGCTATGCAATACAGTGAGTGGTTGTACTATGATGGTAAAAAACTTATTTTCGGACAGCCAGAAGATGGAGAAGATGTTGTTTTAACATACGGGCACGATTTACATGGGTTCTCATTAGATTTAGTGCCACTTCCTAACAATTTTAATTACTTCACCAACGATTACCTTACCGATGAAAAGCATGAGAAAAAAACATCGGAAGTAAGCACAGGCTCTACCGGATATAGTAGTTTTACAAGCGAACGCGGTAACGCACTTTATGCTAAAGAAACCAATGTTTGGGTAAACGGGTTTAACGATCCAGGACTTAAACAACGGATGGATACCCATGTAGAACAACAGAAAAAAGCTGTAGAAACCCAACAAGTAAGAATGACGGGGGATAGTGATAACCCTGGAGTAGGCATTGGGAAAATAATAGATATACAAGGTGAAAATGCAAGTCATGGTAGGTACCGTGTTATAAAAGTACGCCATAGTAATAACGAAAACGGACAATACCATAATACATTCGAGGCCCTAAGTGCAGATATGGATGTATTTCCAGATACAAACTTTGAAGCTATACCAAAAAGTGACACGCAAACAGCGGTTGTTATGGAAAACTCAGATCCAGATGGTTTAGCACGTGTAAAAGTACAGTTTCCTTGGCAGAGATCTACAGGAGAAACAACGCCATGGATTCGTGTGGTAACACCGCATGGAGGTGGTGATAAAGGCTTTCATTTTATACCAGAAGTAGGTGAGGAGGTTTTAGTTGGTTTTGAAGGCGCTAATGCAGAACGCCCTTATATGCTTGGAAGTTTGTATAATGGTAATGCGAGCGCGTTAGATTTTCAAAGTGAAAGTAATGATTTTAAGGCTATTAGAACACGTAGTGGGCATACTATTAAGTTAGATGATACTGACGGAAAAGAAATGATAACCATTTCTGATAAAAACACAAATATTATTCATTTTGATACGGTTGAAAAAACATTAACTATTTCGAGTGAAGAAAAATTATTTTTACGTTCTAAATTTATTGCCATGTATGGCGATAATATTGAATTACACGGTAAATCTACCAAGATAATTTCAGATAATGAATCGGTAATTCAAACAGGCGCTTCTAACATAGGTGTGTTACCAGAGGGCATTGTAATAGATTCTAAAAAGGTAGATGTTAACGGTAAAGAAGAAGCTAATATTGTTGGTGGTAAAATCAATACTAATTCATCAGGCGAAACTTTAATTTCAGGAGCCATAGTTAAACTTAATTCATAA
- a CDS encoding DUF6531 domain-containing protein, with translation MAKIVNKVVSNSDSDNESSGFMSFLSEKKEKLDAFQSDLAASIMPSIPGQPAGKYQDIALGIDVHPTMFPPSPLMAVPHVGMVFDIMGAIFAAISSVVPTPPVPEPPEDGSEPEPQPLTVSSVAVAIVKAMAPSVMVNNKFIANAGVSLQHLPGIILHALPSVSPMASSEMFMGSSTVLADGAPFSGQFLPALSCNLIGIPAPFRLGKTKPKMSLMAPTSVLLNVIPAGKPVLVGGPPTIDLLALAMSLGLKGLGKLAKKSGGALLKVTKKGINKVSKKLDNLASKAAKRLQDFKCKHFGEPVDAVSGRVISENLDFSLPGPIPLDWTRHYFSDAEIASPIGSNWHHSYHIGYKVYSDTTISLQLPDGRHVAMPMLANGDMYYNRQEKITWFKDSIGVAYKGEDGLTYRFATNSNEDDFFPIQAITNDLGNEIRFEYRHGLLNKIIDSTGRVLQVTHENRRITAVYSIIDDTRINFIRYKVDNEDNLVQVTEANNVSKHFFYEGHLLVKLTNQSGLSFYWEYEGKGDDAKCVHTWGDEGILEYWTQYEKGKTIVTNSLGHTTTYYYDSNNLIYRITDAKGGETYQKYNDLQYLEMLTDPLGNTTKYTYDLFGNTTSIEDADKNKTAFEYDSMQRLIGYTGPDGSMSWKYDIDNKLIARSFPDGTQLKYEYDTNNQLLAMTDSADNRTTFFWNERSELVKATLNDGRSIRWVYDKLGNLLNNTQPNGATTTYKYDVMGNVIGLREPDGNKHVFNYDKAGNVILAKDSLREVAFTYWGLGNLKTRTENGKTITFKYNTEEQLTTIVNENNNAYRFTLDPLGQIIGEWGFDGLCRRYVRDAVGRVTKVLRPQERWTKYMYSGTGNILTANHYDGTGEYFTYNSNGSIKEATNAFNTVKFEYKNGNVISEDQNGHLVKSTYNRLRQRTSITSSLGANIIQEFTKDGNVARTEANGWQAQYKRDALGLEIQRMVSGDVTVTTQRDQLGRVEKHLVQNKNVEARNVRYQWGRADRLLSMVNNLTNSTVRFSYDDVGNLASAGYKNGLDTIYKMPDAVGNMFKSPSQNDREYGNGGELLKDENATYKYDDEGNLILKFVSKAENPKDIGEWNYQWFGNGMLKAVTKPNEEHIAFEYDALGRRTAKIVTAPRVQRNGIITRFIWDGNLPLHEWQYSLEDRPRLFVNENGDIDAEEKEPTPTAISSESDKSQDSTALTTWVFENNSFVPQAKIVGDKTYSIVCDYLGTPVQAFNEKGENVWECELDIYGNIRNIGGSKTFIPFRYQGQYEDVETGLYYNRFRYYSPDSGTYISQDPIGYLGNNANFYAYVPDTNSWLDVFGLDCSSDAAKLRKNMQKQRIAEPSHKNSAHHIVMSNSKDPKMVELRHKMKQLGIDKNAAENGAYLPTSSKIKAGANTNAHAHSKVHTKVYKQNVYDKLKDINNKADFEDALIDIGDQLGSGTFGI, from the coding sequence ATGGCAAAAATTGTAAATAAAGTTGTTTCTAATAGTGATAGTGATAATGAGTCTTCTGGATTCATGTCTTTTTTGTCAGAAAAAAAAGAAAAGCTAGATGCCTTTCAGTCTGATCTTGCAGCTTCTATAATGCCTTCAATTCCTGGGCAACCCGCAGGAAAGTATCAAGATATTGCTCTTGGTATTGACGTACATCCTACTATGTTTCCGCCCTCGCCATTAATGGCTGTGCCACACGTAGGGATGGTTTTCGATATTATGGGGGCTATTTTTGCCGCCATAAGTTCGGTAGTGCCAACACCTCCGGTGCCAGAGCCGCCAGAAGATGGTAGTGAGCCAGAACCACAGCCTTTAACGGTAAGTAGTGTAGCTGTAGCCATTGTAAAAGCCATGGCACCAAGTGTTATGGTAAATAATAAATTTATTGCTAACGCTGGTGTAAGCCTTCAACATTTACCGGGTATTATATTGCATGCATTACCATCAGTGAGTCCTATGGCATCGTCAGAGATGTTTATGGGAAGCTCAACGGTTTTAGCAGATGGTGCACCGTTTTCAGGGCAATTTTTACCTGCTTTATCTTGTAATTTAATTGGTATTCCTGCGCCTTTTAGGTTAGGGAAAACCAAACCAAAAATGTCTTTAATGGCGCCAACATCGGTACTATTAAACGTAATACCTGCTGGAAAACCAGTGTTAGTTGGTGGTCCGCCAACTATAGATTTATTAGCACTAGCCATGTCTCTAGGTTTAAAAGGCCTTGGGAAACTCGCTAAAAAATCTGGTGGTGCTTTATTAAAGGTAACTAAAAAGGGTATAAACAAAGTTTCGAAAAAATTAGATAATTTAGCTTCAAAAGCAGCAAAACGATTACAAGATTTTAAATGTAAGCACTTTGGAGAACCTGTAGATGCAGTTTCGGGGCGCGTTATTTCAGAAAATTTAGATTTTAGTTTACCAGGACCAATCCCTTTGGATTGGACACGGCATTATTTTAGTGATGCGGAAATAGCATCGCCTATTGGGAGCAATTGGCATCATAGTTACCATATTGGTTATAAAGTATACAGTGATACAACCATATCTTTACAGCTTCCTGATGGCAGACATGTTGCAATGCCTATGCTAGCAAATGGTGATATGTATTACAACCGCCAAGAAAAAATTACGTGGTTTAAAGATAGTATAGGCGTCGCTTATAAAGGAGAAGACGGGCTAACTTATCGTTTTGCAACCAATAGCAACGAGGACGATTTTTTTCCTATACAAGCTATTACTAACGATTTAGGAAATGAAATTCGTTTTGAATATCGCCATGGGTTACTCAATAAAATAATTGACAGTACAGGTAGAGTTTTACAGGTTACGCACGAAAACAGACGTATTACAGCTGTTTATAGTATCATAGACGATACCCGCATAAATTTTATTCGTTATAAAGTTGATAACGAAGACAACTTAGTACAAGTAACCGAGGCTAATAATGTAAGTAAACACTTTTTTTACGAGGGGCATTTGTTGGTGAAATTAACCAACCAAAGTGGTTTGTCATTTTATTGGGAATACGAAGGTAAAGGGGATGATGCTAAATGTGTACACACTTGGGGAGACGAAGGTATTTTAGAATATTGGACCCAGTACGAAAAAGGCAAAACCATAGTAACCAACTCGTTGGGGCATACCACAACGTATTATTACGATAGCAATAATTTAATATATCGAATTACAGATGCTAAAGGTGGCGAAACCTACCAAAAATATAATGACTTACAGTACTTAGAAATGCTAACCGACCCGTTAGGGAATACCACAAAGTACACCTACGATTTGTTTGGTAACACAACGTCTATTGAAGATGCCGATAAAAATAAAACGGCATTCGAGTACGATAGTATGCAACGTTTAATTGGCTATACGGGGCCAGATGGTAGTATGTCATGGAAATATGATATCGATAATAAATTAATTGCTCGAAGTTTTCCAGACGGTACGCAATTAAAATATGAGTACGATACCAACAACCAGTTACTCGCCATGACGGATAGTGCAGACAACCGCACCACCTTTTTCTGGAACGAACGCAGTGAATTAGTAAAAGCAACCTTAAACGATGGCCGAAGCATACGCTGGGTTTACGATAAATTAGGGAATTTATTAAACAACACGCAACCTAATGGAGCCACTACCACCTATAAATACGATGTTATGGGTAATGTGATTGGCCTGCGTGAACCAGACGGTAATAAGCATGTTTTTAATTACGATAAGGCAGGAAATGTTATTTTAGCTAAAGATTCCTTGCGAGAAGTTGCCTTTACCTATTGGGGTTTAGGGAATTTAAAAACCCGTACCGAAAACGGAAAAACCATAACCTTTAAGTACAATACAGAAGAGCAGCTAACCACTATAGTTAACGAAAACAATAACGCGTACCGCTTTACATTAGACCCTCTAGGGCAAATTATTGGAGAGTGGGGATTCGATGGTTTGTGTAGACGTTATGTTCGTGATGCTGTAGGCCGTGTAACCAAGGTATTGCGCCCACAGGAACGTTGGACGAAGTACATGTACAGTGGCACCGGTAATATTTTAACTGCGAATCATTATGATGGTACAGGCGAGTATTTTACATACAACAGCAATGGCAGTATTAAAGAGGCTACCAATGCCTTTAACACCGTAAAATTTGAATACAAAAACGGAAATGTAATAAGCGAAGACCAAAACGGACACCTTGTAAAGAGTACTTATAATCGTTTGAGACAACGCACCAGTATTACAAGTTCTTTAGGCGCTAATATTATTCAAGAATTTACAAAAGATGGAAATGTAGCACGTACCGAAGCCAACGGATGGCAAGCCCAGTATAAAAGAGATGCTTTAGGGCTAGAAATACAGCGTATGGTTAGTGGGGATGTTACGGTAACCACTCAAAGAGACCAATTGGGGCGTGTAGAAAAACACCTTGTACAAAATAAAAATGTAGAAGCCCGCAACGTACGTTACCAATGGGGACGTGCCGATAGATTGTTAAGTATGGTGAATAACTTAACCAACAGTACGGTAAGGTTTAGTTATGATGATGTAGGGAATTTAGCTTCGGCAGGTTATAAAAATGGTTTAGACACCATATACAAAATGCCCGATGCCGTTGGGAATATGTTTAAAAGCCCAAGCCAAAACGATAGAGAATATGGTAATGGTGGGGAATTATTGAAAGATGAAAACGCGACCTATAAATATGATGATGAGGGCAATTTAATACTCAAATTTGTATCTAAAGCAGAAAATCCAAAAGATATAGGCGAATGGAACTACCAATGGTTTGGTAATGGAATGCTAAAAGCAGTTACAAAACCAAATGAAGAACATATAGCGTTTGAATATGATGCCTTGGGTAGGCGTACAGCCAAAATAGTAACAGCCCCACGAGTACAGCGCAACGGAATCATTACCCGCTTTATTTGGGATGGTAATTTACCACTGCACGAATGGCAATACAGCTTGGAAGACCGCCCCAGATTGTTTGTTAACGAAAATGGGGATATTGATGCGGAAGAAAAAGAACCAACTCCAACAGCAATATCTAGCGAAAGTGATAAATCTCAAGACAGTACAGCTTTAACCACTTGGGTATTTGAAAACAATAGTTTTGTGCCACAAGCTAAAATAGTAGGCGATAAAACATACTCCATAGTTTGCGATTATTTGGGGACCCCCGTTCAAGCCTTTAATGAAAAAGGTGAGAATGTTTGGGAATGTGAGTTGGATATTTACGGAAATATCCGTAATATTGGAGGTAGTAAAACGTTCATACCTTTTAGATATCAGGGACAGTATGAGGATGTGGAAACTGGGTTGTATTATAACAGGTTTAGATATTATTCACCTGATAGTGGAACTTACATCAGTCAAGACCCAATTGGTTATTTAGGGAATAACGCAAATTTTTACGCTTATGTTCCAGATACTAACTCTTGGTTAGATGTGTTTGGTTTAGATTGTTCTTCTGATGCTGCTAAGCTGAGAAAGAATATGCAAAAACAGCGTATTGCAGAACCAAGCCATAAAAATTCGGCACATCATATTGTAATGTCTAATTCTAAAGACCCAAAAATGGTTGAATTACGTCACAAAATGAAGCAGTTAGGAATTGACAAAAACGCTGCTGAAAATGGTGCTTATTTACCAACTTCTTCAAAAATAAAAGCAGGAGCAAACACTAATGCGCACGCTCATAGTAAAGTACACACTAAAGTTTATAAACAAAATGTTTATGACAAACTAAAGGACATCAATAATAAAGCAGATTTTGAAGATGCTTTGATTGATATTGGCGACCAATTAGGGTCTGGAACATTTGGGATTTGA
- a CDS encoding C40 family peptidase, whose translation MIKFFGKLLFTLVVLFTIINCKGPKATVANSNDDIVVSYDSLIVKTPYLPVQLEYAKLLNTKPDSLQNIKMYTFVDKWMNTPYLLGGETKEGIDCSSFTQLLFIEVYDKYIERTAQKQFDSEHIVKFRGKEFLEEGDFLFFNSPNEQQLITHVGIYLKNNKFINATSYRGPSGASGVKICDITNPFWEKRFVAGGKRTDLE comes from the coding sequence ATGATTAAATTTTTTGGTAAACTATTATTCACATTGGTAGTATTATTCACTATTATAAATTGCAAAGGACCCAAAGCTACTGTTGCTAATTCTAATGATGATATTGTGGTATCTTATGATTCCTTAATAGTAAAAACACCTTACTTACCTGTACAATTAGAGTACGCCAAATTATTGAATACCAAACCAGATTCTCTTCAAAACATTAAAATGTATACGTTTGTTGATAAATGGATGAATACACCATATTTACTAGGAGGAGAGACTAAAGAAGGTATAGATTGCTCGTCGTTTACACAACTATTATTTATTGAAGTTTATGATAAGTATATAGAGCGTACTGCGCAAAAGCAATTCGATTCGGAGCATATTGTTAAATTTAGAGGAAAAGAATTTTTAGAGGAAGGCGATTTTCTGTTTTTTAATAGTCCAAACGAACAACAACTTATTACCCATGTAGGAATTTACTTGAAAAACAATAAATTTATTAATGCAACCTCATACAGAGGACCGAGTGGTGCTAGCGGTGTTAAAATTTGCGATATCACTAATCCATTTTGGGAAAAACGATTTGTTGCAGGAGGTAAAAGAACCGATTTAGAATAA
- a CDS encoding RHS repeat domain-containing protein, with product MFVNENGDIDAEEKEPTPTTIFRGSDKSQDSTALTTWVFENNSFVPQAKIVGDKTYSIVCDYLGTPVQVFNEKGENVWECELDIYGNICNIGGSKTFIPFRYQGQYEDVETGLYYNRFRYYSPLQSNKKCYHKPKNIQTHFTK from the coding sequence TTGTTTGTTAACGAAAATGGGGATATTGATGCGGAAGAAAAAGAGCCAACACCAACGACAATTTTTCGCGGAAGTGATAAATCTCAAGACAGTACAGCTTTAACCACTTGGGTATTTGAAAACAATAGTTTTGTGCCACAAGCTAAAATAGTAGGCGATAAAACATACTCCATAGTTTGCGATTATTTGGGGACCCCCGTTCAAGTCTTTAATGAAAAAGGTGAGAATGTTTGGGAATGTGAGTTGGATATTTACGGAAATATCTGTAACATTGGAGGTAGTAAAACGTTCATACCTTTTAGATATCAGGGACAGTATGAGGATGTGGAAACTGGACTTTATTATAATAGGTTTAGATACTACTCGCCGTTGCAGAGCAACAAAAAATGCTATCACAAGCCCAAAAATATTCAGACGCATTTCACGAAGTAA
- the tssO gene encoding type VI secretion system TssO, translating to MKPKNVKERRSSFIKFLLLFILTTTTIMVAVFFNFRVPQKENALLKERAKNMEREMQFQKTFASEIDGIKSMIDSLDIPGQNVSFINNLIGSKLADVQTTIPREDSTYRYNMYLGVIETLVDLQKAKKELHGLADAKSKIEEYKVALESTRNELEQTKRDRDIARLSQK from the coding sequence ATGAAACCAAAAAATGTTAAGGAGCGTAGATCAAGTTTTATCAAGTTTCTTCTATTATTCATATTAACTACAACAACTATTATGGTTGCTGTTTTCTTTAACTTTAGAGTACCTCAAAAAGAGAATGCATTATTAAAAGAACGCGCAAAAAATATGGAACGCGAAATGCAATTTCAAAAAACCTTTGCTTCAGAAATTGATGGCATTAAATCGATGATAGATTCTCTAGATATTCCTGGGCAAAATGTATCTTTTATCAATAACTTAATAGGTAGTAAATTAGCAGACGTACAAACCACAATACCTCGCGAAGACTCAACATATCGTTATAATATGTATTTAGGAGTTATTGAAACTTTAGTGGATTTGCAGAAAGCAAAAAAAGAATTGCATGGTTTGGCTGATGCTAAAAGTAAAATTGAAGAGTATAAGGTGGCTTTAGAAAGTACAAGAAACGAACTAGAGCAAACTAAAAGAGATCGCGATATTGCAAGGCTTTCGCAAAAGTAA
- a CDS encoding RNA polymerase sigma-70 factor produces the protein MFKIKDRHTLSIKEYKDVFDSLYGSLCVFSTNYVSDLEVAKDLVQDVFIKVWEDEIEFNNELAIKSYLYTSVKNKSLDFLKSKRVKTTEHMPVEELDQLNKESFYLKEVIIEETSSRIEEAINTLPNKCAQIIRLSIKDLSNAEIAEHLKISVNTVKGQKKIAYKRLRPLLKNYFFIVAFAFQSSN, from the coding sequence TTGTTCAAAATAAAAGACAGGCATACTTTGTCAATAAAAGAATATAAGGATGTTTTCGATTCTTTATATGGTTCGCTATGTGTTTTTTCTACCAATTATGTAAGCGATTTAGAGGTAGCCAAAGACTTAGTTCAAGATGTTTTTATTAAGGTTTGGGAAGATGAAATTGAGTTTAATAATGAACTAGCTATAAAATCGTATTTATACACTTCTGTTAAAAATAAATCGTTAGATTTTTTAAAAAGCAAAAGAGTTAAAACAACCGAACATATGCCGGTGGAAGAGTTAGATCAATTAAATAAAGAGTCTTTTTACTTAAAAGAGGTTATTATAGAAGAAACATCTTCCAGAATAGAAGAAGCTATAAATACATTACCTAACAAATGTGCTCAAATAATTAGATTAAGTATTAAAGATTTATCAAATGCAGAAATTGCTGAACACTTAAAAATATCTGTAAATACGGTTAAAGGTCAAAAAAAAATAGCTTACAAACGTTTAAGGCCTTTATTAAAAAACTACTTCTTTATAGTGGCTTTTGCCTTTCAATCTTCCAATTAA
- the tssD gene encoding type VI secretion system tube protein TssD has product MSFLSKLVIGSDEMNVLDCTFEFSQGADYNGRPAEKTRGGQIKLLIESTSKTDFLDWAISPDMVKNGVITFYKRENMASLKKVEFKNAYCLHYKEHFNAIDDHAMQTQIVISAKEITIKDTTFKNNWPTLG; this is encoded by the coding sequence ATGTCATTTTTATCAAAATTGGTCATCGGAAGCGATGAAATGAACGTGCTAGATTGCACATTCGAATTTTCTCAAGGTGCAGATTATAACGGAAGACCTGCGGAAAAAACAAGAGGCGGACAAATTAAACTACTAATAGAATCGACTTCTAAAACAGATTTTTTAGATTGGGCTATTTCTCCCGATATGGTTAAAAACGGCGTAATTACTTTTTATAAAAGAGAAAATATGGCCAGTTTAAAAAAAGTAGAATTTAAAAATGCCTATTGTTTACATTATAAAGAGCATTTTAATGCTATAGACGACCATGCCATGCAAACCCAAATAGTAATTTCGGCAAAGGAGATTACCATAAAAGATACAACGTTTAAAAATAACTGGCCTACTTTAGGATAA